In Meleagris gallopavo isolate NT-WF06-2002-E0010 breed Aviagen turkey brand Nicholas breeding stock chromosome 5, Turkey_5.1, whole genome shotgun sequence, a single window of DNA contains:
- the LOC104911006 gene encoding dual specificity protein phosphatase 8-like, protein MAGDRLPRKVMDPKKLASLLRNGAEGTLVIDSRSFVEYNSWHVLSSVNICCSKLVKRRLQQDKVSITELIQPTSKMKVEAEEHQDVVVYDQSTRDVTGLAADSFLSILLGKLDSCFHSVSILTGHSLVQNTKMENADLVMSWRKSALSLG, encoded by the exons ATGGCTGGAGACAGACTCCCACGCAAAGTGATGGATCCAAAGAAGCTGGCCAGCCTCCTGCGGAACGGAGCGGAGGGCACCCTGGTCATCGATAGCCGCTCCTTTGTGGAGTACAACTCCTGGCACGTCCTCAGCTCTGTCAACATCTGCTGCTCTAAACTGGTCAAGAGGAGGCTCCAGCAGGACAAGGTCTCTATCACAGAGCTCATCCAGCCCACCTCCAAGATGAAG GTGGAGGCAGAGGAGCACCAGGACGTGGTGGTCTATGACCAGAGCACACGGGATGTGACCGGCTTGGCTGCTGACAGCTTCCTCTCCATTCTCCTGGGCAAGCTGGACAGCTGTTTCCACAGTGTCTCCATCCTCACAG GGCACAGCTTGGTGCAAAATACCAAAATGGAGAATGCAGATTTGGTCATGTCCTGGAGGAAGTCTGCCTTGTCGCTGGGATGA